In Synechococcus sp. RS9909, one genomic interval encodes:
- a CDS encoding ferredoxin:protochlorophyllide reductase (ATP-dependent) subunit N yields the protein MLTNLRKESGPREVFCGLTSIVWLHRRMPDAFFLVVGSRTCAHLIQSAAGVMIFAEPRFGTAILSERDLAGLADAQEELDRVARDLLQRRPEIRTLFLVGSCPSEVIKLDLARAAERLNASLSGRVRVVNYSGSGIETTFTQGEDGALAALVPTLPARDEPQLLLVGTLAHAVEDRLITLFQRMGIETVRSFPPRLSTDCPPVGRGTRMLLCQPYLSDTSRQLQARGAELIRAPYPLGAEGSRLWMEAAARAWGIDEPIIHATLDPLSARARQALEPHRQRLQGKRIVLLPDSQLELPLARFLHRECGMELVEVGTPYLHRDLMEEELKLLPADTRVVEGQHVEQQLDRVRQAHPDLVVCGMGLANPLEAEGIATKWSIELVFSPIHGIDQAGDLAELFSRPLVRHGALAFA from the coding sequence ATGCTCACCAACCTGCGGAAGGAATCGGGCCCAAGAGAGGTGTTCTGCGGCCTCACCTCGATCGTCTGGCTGCATCGACGCATGCCGGATGCCTTTTTTCTGGTGGTGGGGTCACGCACCTGTGCCCACCTGATTCAAAGCGCCGCCGGCGTGATGATCTTCGCCGAGCCACGCTTCGGCACCGCCATCCTGAGCGAGCGGGATCTCGCCGGCCTCGCCGATGCCCAGGAGGAACTGGACCGCGTCGCCCGCGACCTGCTGCAACGACGCCCCGAAATCCGCACCCTGTTCCTGGTGGGGTCCTGCCCCAGCGAGGTGATCAAGCTGGATCTGGCCCGGGCGGCGGAACGGCTCAATGCCAGCCTCTCCGGCCGGGTGCGGGTGGTGAATTACTCCGGCAGCGGCATCGAAACCACCTTCACCCAGGGGGAGGACGGTGCCCTGGCGGCCCTGGTGCCGACGCTGCCCGCGCGGGATGAGCCCCAGTTGTTGCTGGTGGGGACCCTGGCCCATGCGGTGGAAGACCGGCTGATCACCCTGTTCCAGCGCATGGGAATCGAAACGGTGCGGAGCTTTCCGCCGCGCCTGTCGACCGATTGTCCGCCCGTCGGCCGCGGCACCCGGATGCTGCTCTGCCAGCCCTATCTGAGCGACACCAGCCGCCAGCTACAGGCCCGCGGCGCCGAACTGATCAGGGCGCCCTATCCACTGGGGGCAGAGGGCAGTCGGTTGTGGATGGAAGCCGCGGCCAGGGCCTGGGGCATCGACGAGCCGATCATCCACGCCACCCTCGATCCCCTCAGCGCCCGGGCGCGCCAGGCCCTGGAGCCCCACCGGCAGCGCCTGCAAGGCAAGCGAATCGTCCTGCTGCCGGACTCACAACTGGAACTACCCCTCGCCCGCTTCCTGCACCGGGAATGCGGCATGGAGTTGGTGGAGGTGGGCACGCCTTACCTCCACCGCGATCTGATGGAGGAGGAACTGAAACTCCTGCCCGCCGACACCCGGGTGGTGGAGGGGCAGCACGTGGAACAGCAGCTCGACCGGGTGCGACAGGCGCACCCCGATCTGGTGGTCTGCGGCATGGGCCTGGCCAACCCGCTCGAAGCGGAGGGCATCGCCACCAAGTGGTCGATCGAGCTGGTGTTCAGTCCGATCCATGGCATTGACCAGGCCGGAGACCTGGCCGAACTGTTCTCACGCCCCCTGGTACGCCACGGTGCCCTCGCCTTCGCCTAA
- a CDS encoding ferredoxin:protochlorophyllide reductase (ATP-dependent) subunit B: MDLTLWTYEGPPHVGAMRIAASMEGVHFVLHAPQGDTYADLLFTMIERRDRRPPVTYTTFQARDLSGDTAELVKRHVREAVDRFQPDALLVGESCTAELIQDQPGALAAGMGLELPVVSLELPAYSKKENWGAAETLYQLVRGLLQHQRPGPTDHDPCAWRQQERRPRVNLIGPSLLGFRCRDDVLEIRRLLEAHGIEVNAVVPLGARVTDVERLPLADANVCLVPEVAEPCCNWLERHFGQPFTRTVPIGIGATTDFLKELHSLLGLETPDPREAQRQSRLPWYAASVDSTYLTGKRVFIFGDGSHALAAARIAQQELGFRVVGLGTYSREMARPVRAAAKDLGLEALITDDYLSVEAAMADAAPELVLGTQMERHSAKRLGIPCAVISTPMHVQDVPARYAPQMGWEGANVIFDSWVHPLMMGLEEHLIGMFRHDFEFVDDQPSHLGHLGRADTAKPAGTDLDAAGSEPDPAANLNVELQWTRDGEAELKKIPFFVRGKVKRNTECFARQQGKHQIDSETLYDAKAHFST; the protein is encoded by the coding sequence ATGGATCTCACCCTCTGGACCTATGAAGGCCCCCCTCACGTGGGAGCGATGCGGATCGCCGCCTCCATGGAGGGTGTGCACTTCGTACTGCATGCCCCCCAGGGGGACACCTACGCCGATCTGCTGTTCACGATGATCGAGCGGCGCGATCGCCGCCCACCCGTCACCTACACCACGTTTCAGGCCCGTGATCTCAGTGGCGACACGGCGGAGCTGGTGAAGCGACATGTGCGTGAAGCGGTGGATCGCTTCCAGCCCGATGCCCTGCTGGTGGGCGAGAGCTGCACGGCCGAGCTGATTCAGGATCAACCTGGTGCCTTGGCTGCCGGCATGGGGCTGGAGCTACCGGTTGTGAGCCTGGAGTTGCCGGCTTACAGCAAAAAAGAGAACTGGGGGGCTGCTGAAACGCTCTACCAACTGGTGCGCGGCCTACTCCAACATCAGCGCCCTGGCCCCACCGATCACGATCCCTGCGCCTGGCGCCAGCAGGAACGGCGCCCAAGGGTGAATCTGATCGGCCCGTCCCTGCTGGGATTTCGCTGTCGCGATGACGTTCTCGAGATCCGCCGCCTGCTGGAGGCGCACGGCATCGAGGTGAATGCCGTGGTGCCCCTGGGTGCCCGGGTGACGGATGTGGAGCGCCTTCCGCTGGCCGACGCCAATGTGTGCCTGGTTCCAGAGGTCGCCGAACCCTGCTGCAACTGGCTGGAACGCCATTTCGGACAACCCTTCACGCGTACGGTGCCGATTGGCATCGGGGCCACCACCGACTTCCTGAAGGAACTGCACAGCCTGCTGGGCCTGGAAACCCCGGATCCACGGGAAGCCCAGCGTCAGTCGCGGTTGCCCTGGTACGCCGCCTCGGTGGACTCCACCTATCTCACCGGGAAGCGAGTGTTCATCTTCGGAGACGGGAGCCATGCCCTGGCGGCCGCTCGCATCGCCCAGCAGGAACTGGGGTTCAGGGTGGTGGGCCTCGGCACCTACAGCCGGGAGATGGCACGGCCGGTGCGGGCGGCCGCCAAAGACCTGGGGCTCGAGGCCCTGATCACCGACGACTACCTGAGCGTGGAGGCCGCCATGGCGGACGCAGCACCGGAGCTGGTGCTCGGGACCCAGATGGAACGCCACAGCGCCAAGCGGCTCGGCATCCCCTGCGCCGTGATCAGCACCCCGATGCATGTTCAGGATGTGCCCGCTCGCTACGCCCCGCAGATGGGTTGGGAAGGGGCCAATGTGATTTTCGACAGCTGGGTTCACCCGCTGATGATGGGGCTGGAGGAACACCTGATCGGCATGTTCCGCCACGACTTCGAGTTTGTGGATGACCAGCCGAGCCATCTTGGCCATCTCGGCAGAGCCGACACGGCCAAGCCAGCCGGCACCGATCTTGACGCTGCAGGCTCAGAGCCGGACCCCGCCGCGAATCTCAACGTGGAGCTGCAATGGACCCGCGACGGCGAAGCGGAGCTGAAAAAGATTCCCTTCTTCGTGCGCGGCAAGGTGAAACGCAACACCGAATGTTTCGCCAGGCAGCAGGGGAAACATCAGATCGACAGCGAAACGCTGTACGACGCCAAGGCCCACTTCAGCACCTGA
- the bchL gene encoding ferredoxin:protochlorophyllide reductase (ATP-dependent) iron-sulfur ATP-binding protein: protein MTSTLKRPTDGEGSVQVHQEAGLQIEEGALVIAVYGKGGIGKSTTSSNLSAAFSKLGKRVLQIGCDPKHDSTFTLTHRMVPTVIDILEEVDFHSEELRPEDFVFPGYNGVQCVESGGPPAGTGCGGYVTGQTVKLLKEHHLLEDTDVVIFDVLGDVVCGGFAAPLQHANYCLIVTANDFDSIFAMNRIVAAIQAKAKNYKVRLGGVVANRSADTDQIDRFNSRTGLRTMAHFRDVDAIRRSRLKKCTIFEMDDDEPGVKDVRNEYLRLAQTLLDSVEPLEASPLKDREIFDLLGFD from the coding sequence ATGACATCAACACTGAAACGCCCGACCGACGGTGAAGGCAGTGTCCAAGTGCACCAGGAGGCCGGCCTCCAGATCGAGGAGGGAGCCCTGGTGATTGCCGTTTACGGCAAGGGCGGCATCGGCAAGAGCACCACCAGCTCCAACCTCTCGGCCGCCTTCTCCAAGCTAGGCAAGCGGGTGCTGCAGATCGGCTGCGACCCGAAACACGACAGCACCTTCACGCTGACGCACCGCATGGTGCCCACCGTGATCGACATCCTCGAAGAGGTGGACTTCCACAGCGAAGAACTGCGTCCTGAGGATTTCGTCTTTCCTGGCTACAACGGCGTCCAATGTGTGGAAAGCGGTGGCCCCCCTGCCGGCACGGGCTGCGGCGGCTACGTCACCGGTCAAACGGTGAAGCTCCTGAAGGAGCACCACCTGCTTGAAGACACCGATGTGGTGATCTTTGACGTGCTCGGTGATGTGGTGTGCGGCGGCTTTGCAGCGCCGCTGCAGCATGCCAACTACTGCCTGATCGTCACCGCCAATGACTTCGATTCCATCTTCGCGATGAACCGCATCGTGGCGGCGATCCAGGCCAAAGCGAAAAACTACAAGGTGCGGCTTGGCGGTGTGGTGGCCAACCGCTCGGCCGACACCGATCAGATCGATCGCTTCAACAGCCGCACAGGCTTGCGCACGATGGCCCATTTCCGCGATGTGGATGCGATCCGCCGCTCACGCCTGAAGAAATGCACGATTTTCGAAATGGACGACGACGAGCCAGGCGTTAAAGACGTCCGCAATGAATACCTGCGCCTGGCCCAGACCCTGCTCGATAGCGTTGAGCCCCTCGAGGCTTCGCCACTGAAGGACCGGGAGATTTTTGATCTGCTGGGCTTCGACTGA
- a CDS encoding protochlorophyllide reductase, with translation MAASPASSAASTATPGTVLITGTTSGVGLNAAKALVDRGWRVVTANRDPVRAAQAAESLGLPSAQLHHLRIDLGDLDSVRAGVEALIGSLPGELDALVCNAAVYKPRLKEPERSPQGYEISMATNHFGHFLLIQLLMPTLQASSHPSRRVVILGTVTANSKELGGKIPIPAPADLGDLSGFEQGFQAPISMASGKPFKPGKAYKDSKLCNMITSQELHRRLHEPTGIVFSSLYPGCVADTPLFRDTPKAFQTIFPWFQKNITGGYVTQALAGERVAQVVADPDFGTSGVHWSWGNRQKKDGRQFSQELSDKATDPRTAQRVWDLSMQLVGVAAEA, from the coding sequence ATGGCTGCTTCTCCTGCTTCTTCAGCTGCCTCCACCGCCACTCCGGGAACGGTGCTGATCACGGGAACCACATCCGGTGTGGGCTTGAATGCCGCCAAGGCCCTGGTCGATCGGGGCTGGCGTGTGGTGACCGCCAACCGCGACCCGGTGCGGGCCGCTCAGGCCGCGGAGTCTCTGGGGCTTCCCTCCGCACAGCTGCACCATCTGCGCATCGATCTGGGCGATCTCGACAGTGTGCGGGCCGGCGTAGAGGCCCTGATCGGCTCCCTCCCTGGTGAACTCGACGCCCTGGTCTGCAACGCCGCCGTCTACAAACCCCGCCTCAAGGAGCCGGAGCGCTCACCCCAGGGCTATGAGATCTCGATGGCCACGAATCATTTCGGCCATTTTCTCCTGATTCAGTTGCTGATGCCCACACTCCAGGCGTCCAGTCACCCGTCACGTCGGGTGGTGATCCTCGGCACGGTCACCGCCAATTCCAAGGAGCTGGGCGGCAAGATTCCCATCCCGGCGCCGGCCGATCTCGGCGATCTGTCGGGCTTCGAGCAGGGGTTCCAGGCTCCGATCAGCATGGCCAGCGGCAAGCCCTTCAAGCCTGGCAAGGCCTACAAAGACAGCAAGCTGTGCAACATGATCACCAGCCAGGAGCTGCATCGGCGCCTGCATGAGCCGACCGGAATCGTGTTCAGCTCGCTCTACCCCGGCTGCGTGGCTGATACACCCCTGTTTCGCGACACACCAAAGGCGTTTCAGACCATCTTCCCCTGGTTCCAGAAAAACATCACCGGCGGCTATGTGACCCAGGCCCTGGCCGGGGAGCGGGTGGCCCAGGTCGTTGCCGATCCAGACTTCGGCACCTCTGGAGTGCACTGGAGCTGGGGCAATCGGCAGAAGAAGGATGGTCGTCAGTTCAGTCAGGAGTTGTCTGACAAAGCCACAGACCCACGCACGGCGCAACGGGTCTGGGACCTGTCGATGCAGTTGGTGGGGGTAGCGGCCGAGGCCTGA
- the psaM gene encoding photosystem I reaction center subunit XII has protein sequence MASSLTQAEVLIALVVAAHAGVLAVRLCVSLYRA, from the coding sequence ATGGCCAGCTCCCTCACCCAAGCTGAAGTGCTGATCGCTCTGGTGGTGGCGGCCCATGCCGGCGTGCTCGCTGTGCGTCTCTGCGTCAGCCTCTACCGCGCCTGA
- a CDS encoding CRR6 family NdhI maturation factor yields the protein MSVLVSQDAIRLLDLTPLQDWLHSPLSERLAAGPVLELRYDWPRNGDDPREVSECPEPRLWALRADGRCPWLPLLLERQGGSLVQHVAMLVPHSFSRGEGLRFDPQALELWITHRLILLDTLARSEGASQRGNLTLMAQSLGYELDPGFWQLLDQAP from the coding sequence ATGTCTGTTCTGGTCTCGCAGGACGCCATCCGCCTCCTGGATCTCACGCCCCTGCAGGACTGGCTCCACTCCCCCCTCAGTGAGCGCCTGGCCGCTGGACCGGTGCTGGAGTTGCGTTACGACTGGCCCCGCAACGGGGACGATCCGCGCGAAGTGAGCGAATGCCCGGAACCGCGACTCTGGGCCCTGCGGGCCGATGGTCGCTGCCCCTGGCTACCGCTGCTGCTGGAGCGTCAGGGGGGCTCCCTGGTGCAGCATGTGGCCATGCTGGTGCCCCACAGCTTCAGCCGTGGTGAAGGACTGCGCTTCGACCCCCAGGCCCTCGAACTCTGGATCACCCACCGCCTGATCCTGCTCGACACGCTCGCCAGATCGGAAGGCGCATCCCAGCGCGGCAACCTCACCTTGATGGCCCAGAGCCTCGGCTATGAACTCGATCCAGGCTTCTGGCAGCTGCTGGATCAGGCGCCCTGA
- a CDS encoding TSUP family transporter produces MELGDLLVVVPLGLLAGALAGLLGIGGGLIFAPLLLWMGLAPHQALATSTFAIVPTALGGTLSHVRRRRLPLRPGLAIGLAAFLAALVFSRLGRFAADWHLLGLQALLYLMLALTIQADAAASEEVDARPLPLAPLAAVGGVAGLAGGLLGLGGGLVMVPLMVRGLAVPIHLAIRFSTLAVACSSSAASLQFLGEARGVPVLGLALGAVAAVAAQWTASRLDRVGGVRLAWMLRGLSLLLAIDSGRRAVMLALHQGA; encoded by the coding sequence ATGGAGCTCGGGGATCTACTGGTGGTGGTGCCCCTGGGCCTGCTGGCCGGTGCCCTGGCGGGGTTGCTGGGAATCGGCGGCGGTTTGATCTTCGCTCCGTTATTGCTCTGGATGGGGCTGGCGCCGCATCAGGCTCTGGCCACCAGCACCTTCGCAATCGTTCCCACGGCCCTCGGGGGCACGCTCTCCCATGTGCGCCGCCGGCGCCTGCCGCTGCGGCCCGGGCTCGCCATCGGTCTGGCGGCGTTTCTGGCAGCCCTGGTGTTCAGCCGGCTCGGCCGCTTTGCGGCGGATTGGCATCTGCTCGGTCTCCAGGCCCTGTTGTATCTGATGCTCGCGCTCACGATCCAGGCGGATGCCGCGGCTTCGGAGGAGGTTGACGCTCGCCCGCTGCCCTTGGCCCCCCTGGCGGCCGTTGGCGGGGTGGCGGGACTGGCCGGGGGGCTGTTGGGTCTGGGTGGCGGCCTGGTGATGGTGCCCCTGATGGTGCGCGGGCTGGCGGTGCCCATTCATCTGGCGATCCGCTTCAGCACCTTGGCCGTGGCCTGTTCCTCCAGTGCGGCGTCCCTCCAGTTTCTGGGAGAAGCTCGGGGCGTGCCTGTGCTGGGCCTCGCATTGGGGGCGGTGGCGGCTGTGGCGGCCCAGTGGACGGCCTCCCGGCTCGATCGGGTGGGCGGTGTCCGCCTGGCCTGGATGCTCCGAGGGCTCTCCCTGTTGCTGGCGATCGACAGCGGTCGCCGGGCCGTGATGCTCGCCCTGCATCAGGGCGCCTGA
- a CDS encoding lipoate--protein ligase family protein: MALDRWLLERSLQRPDSGPVLRFYGWRGPWLSVGRHQGRLPEHWQAMAAAGSVSLVRRPSGGGAVLHAGGLTYALIWPQAPRRRRQAYGQTAAWLMDGFRRLGYQLRCGKQAAEAGASDCFATASPADLVDTLGQKRIGSAQYWRHGHLLQHGEILIEPPPQLWTELFGGPAPAPLPGLSRKQLIQALQTSLEERWAPLRWIDKTLTLDEGELTPYRLEARPT; this comes from the coding sequence ATGGCCCTGGATCGGTGGTTGCTGGAGCGCAGCCTGCAGCGACCCGACAGCGGCCCCGTGCTGCGCTTCTACGGCTGGCGCGGCCCCTGGCTGTCGGTGGGACGTCACCAGGGCCGCCTGCCGGAGCACTGGCAAGCGATGGCCGCCGCCGGCTCCGTGTCCCTGGTGCGACGCCCGAGTGGCGGTGGCGCGGTGCTCCATGCCGGCGGGCTCACCTACGCCCTGATCTGGCCCCAGGCGCCTCGTCGCCGACGCCAGGCCTACGGCCAGACTGCAGCCTGGCTGATGGACGGTTTCCGCCGACTCGGGTACCAGCTCCGGTGCGGCAAGCAAGCGGCTGAGGCCGGAGCCAGCGATTGTTTCGCCACGGCCAGCCCGGCGGATCTGGTGGACACGCTGGGGCAGAAGCGCATCGGCAGCGCCCAGTACTGGCGCCACGGCCATCTGCTCCAGCACGGTGAAATCCTGATTGAACCACCGCCGCAACTCTGGACGGAACTGTTCGGCGGTCCAGCACCGGCCCCGCTGCCAGGGCTGAGCCGCAAGCAACTGATCCAGGCCCTGCAAACGAGCCTGGAAGAACGCTGGGCTCCTCTGCGCTGGATCGACAAGACCCTGACCCTGGACGAGGGGGAGCTGACCCCTTACCGATTGGAGGCGCGGCCCACCTGA
- a CDS encoding site-2 protease family protein, whose protein sequence is MGQGWELMRIRGIPLRVHPSWFVILMLATLAFQNQVASLPAAQASGPWLSWVLGLFTALLLFASVLLHELGHSLVALQEGVKVRSITLFLLGGVASVERECPTPMGALRVAAAGPLVSLVLAGLFLSSMHQASHFSPLLGNLVGQLGALNLVLALFNLLPGLPLDGGLILKALVWQWTGSQRKGIQVASATGRFLSLFAIVLGAWLFLRGGGIGALWLVMLGWFGLGASRSQSQILALQQVLRRVSVAEAASRRFRVLEADQPLRRLSQLRLAGADDSDGADPLGDWVLVTRDGRWVGYVTDAPLRDLPVQQWDRQRLADHLQPLTELPSIAETAPLWQAVPALESSPQGRLLVINRAGLPSGTLDRSDLGEAVLKAMALRLPPPLLQAARRQNTYPFGLPLVQAVEAMRASGLLDDDGTVQVGRASNR, encoded by the coding sequence GTGGGTCAGGGCTGGGAGCTGATGCGGATCAGGGGCATTCCCCTGCGGGTGCATCCCAGTTGGTTCGTGATTCTGATGCTGGCCACGCTCGCGTTCCAGAATCAGGTCGCCTCGCTGCCCGCCGCTCAGGCAAGTGGTCCCTGGCTCAGCTGGGTGCTGGGGTTGTTCACGGCCCTGCTCCTGTTCGCGTCCGTGTTGCTGCACGAACTGGGCCATTCCCTTGTGGCGCTGCAGGAAGGGGTGAAGGTGCGCAGCATCACCCTGTTTCTGCTGGGCGGTGTCGCCAGCGTGGAACGGGAGTGTCCCACGCCGATGGGGGCCCTGCGGGTGGCTGCCGCTGGTCCGTTGGTCAGCCTTGTGCTGGCTGGGCTGTTCCTGTCGTCCATGCATCAGGCCAGTCACTTCAGCCCCCTGCTCGGCAACCTGGTGGGCCAGTTGGGAGCGCTCAACCTGGTGCTCGCCCTGTTCAATCTTCTGCCCGGACTCCCCCTGGATGGGGGATTGATCCTCAAGGCTCTGGTGTGGCAATGGACAGGGAGCCAGCGCAAGGGGATCCAGGTGGCCTCCGCCACGGGCCGTTTTCTGTCTCTGTTCGCGATCGTGCTCGGAGCCTGGCTGTTTCTGCGTGGTGGTGGCATCGGTGCCCTCTGGCTCGTGATGCTGGGCTGGTTCGGTCTCGGTGCCTCCCGTAGCCAGAGCCAGATCCTGGCGCTGCAGCAGGTGCTGCGCCGCGTCAGCGTGGCCGAGGCGGCCAGCCGTCGGTTTCGGGTGCTCGAAGCCGATCAGCCCCTGCGCCGCCTGTCCCAGCTACGACTGGCTGGCGCGGATGACAGCGACGGAGCCGATCCACTCGGCGACTGGGTGCTGGTGACGCGTGATGGTCGATGGGTGGGGTATGTCACCGATGCGCCCCTCAGGGATCTCCCTGTGCAGCAATGGGACCGCCAGCGCCTGGCGGATCACCTCCAGCCCTTGACCGAGCTTCCTTCCATTGCCGAGACGGCACCGCTCTGGCAGGCGGTTCCGGCGCTGGAATCCAGCCCGCAGGGCCGTCTCTTGGTGATCAATCGGGCCGGGCTACCCAGTGGCACCCTCGACCGCAGTGATCTGGGAGAGGCCGTGCTCAAGGCCATGGCCTTGCGATTGCCACCGCCGCTGCTGCAGGCGGCCCGGCGGCAGAATACCTACCCCTTCGGCCTTCCCCTTGTTCAGGCGGTGGAGGCGATGCGTGCTTCGGGGCTGCTCGATGACGATGGCACCGTTCAGGTGGGCCGCGCCTCCAATCGGTAA
- a CDS encoding phosphoribosylanthranilate isomerase gives MSRSPLALKICGLTDPAQALAIAALGVDAIGVIGVPGSPRYLPERERRELFSALQRHHPAVLRVWVVADLEDRAIAAGLSGPGRPTVVQLHGSETPERCLWLRRHHPTLQWWKALRIRQPADLDRLILYADAVDGLLLDAWSPDQLGGTGHRLDLHWLDTLQDRLPAGMPWWLAGGISAEWVPELRQRVQPHGLDASSRLETAPGVKDLQRVKHLIDAIRPGAG, from the coding sequence ATGTCCCGATCGCCCCTCGCCCTCAAGATCTGCGGACTGACGGATCCGGCTCAGGCCCTGGCGATCGCCGCCCTCGGCGTTGATGCCATCGGTGTGATCGGCGTTCCTGGCTCCCCCCGCTATCTGCCCGAGAGGGAACGTCGCGAGCTGTTTTCGGCTCTGCAGCGGCACCATCCCGCCGTGCTGCGGGTGTGGGTGGTGGCGGATCTCGAGGATCGGGCCATCGCGGCCGGGCTGAGCGGCCCAGGCCGCCCGACGGTGGTGCAGCTGCATGGATCGGAGACCCCGGAGCGGTGCCTCTGGCTGAGGCGACACCACCCGACGCTGCAGTGGTGGAAAGCGCTGCGCATCCGGCAACCCGCCGACCTGGATCGGCTGATCCTCTATGCCGATGCCGTCGATGGCTTGCTGCTGGATGCCTGGAGCCCGGACCAATTGGGAGGCACCGGCCATCGCCTCGATCTCCACTGGCTCGACACCCTTCAGGACCGCCTGCCAGCTGGCATGCCGTGGTGGCTGGCCGGCGGCATCAGCGCCGAATGGGTTCCGGAACTGCGCCAGCGGGTGCAGCCCCATGGCCTCGATGCCTCCAGTCGCCTGGAAACGGCGCCCGGGGTGAAAGACCTGCAACGGGTCAAGCACCTGATCGATGCCATCCGCCCTGGAGCGGGATAG
- the folE gene encoding GTP cyclohydrolase I has product MTSTLPASANGLSRETAPLLSQSMSERIRARLRSAGVTFLANDNIADHILDGELEGLEREVADRVRDLLHALVIDIENDHNTEETAERVARMYLHEVFKGRYHKQPKIASFPNVKQLDEIYTVGPITVRSACSHHLVPIMGNCWIGIKPGSRVIGLSKFTRVADWVFSRPHIQEEAVMILADEIERLCEPQGLGIIVKAQHYCMKWRGVREPQTSMVNSVVRGDFRHDPSLKQEFFELVRQQEALLST; this is encoded by the coding sequence ATGACTTCCACGCTTCCTGCTTCAGCCAACGGCCTCAGCCGTGAGACAGCTCCCTTGCTGTCGCAGTCGATGTCTGAGCGCATTCGTGCCCGACTCAGATCTGCCGGCGTCACGTTTCTGGCCAATGACAACATTGCTGATCACATTCTCGACGGGGAACTGGAAGGGCTCGAGCGGGAAGTGGCGGACCGCGTGCGCGACCTGCTGCATGCTCTGGTGATTGATATCGAGAATGATCACAACACCGAGGAAACCGCTGAGCGCGTCGCTCGCATGTATCTGCACGAGGTGTTCAAGGGTCGCTATCACAAGCAGCCGAAGATTGCCAGTTTTCCGAATGTGAAACAGCTGGATGAGATTTATACGGTCGGACCGATTACGGTGCGCTCCGCCTGCTCTCACCATCTGGTGCCGATCATGGGCAACTGTTGGATTGGGATCAAGCCAGGCAGTCGGGTGATCGGACTCTCCAAGTTCACGCGTGTGGCCGATTGGGTGTTCTCACGCCCGCACATTCAGGAGGAAGCGGTGATGATCCTTGCTGATGAAATCGAGCGACTTTGCGAACCCCAGGGGCTCGGAATCATTGTGAAAGCTCAGCACTACTGCATGAAGTGGCGGGGTGTGCGTGAACCGCAAACCAGCATGGTCAACTCGGTGGTGCGGGGTGATTTCCGCCACGATCCAAGTCTGAAGCAGGAATTCTTTGAACTCGTTCGCCAGCAGGAAGCTCTTCTGAGCACCTGA
- a CDS encoding SDR family oxidoreductase has protein sequence MPSVLITGASRGIGHAAARQFAQAGWDLLLVSRSEAALQSLASELSASGRKVRYRAIDLADPEAIAEGVAALLSEGLRPSVLINNAGAAWTGDLLAMPLERWQWLFQLNLTSVFQMCAAVVPVMRPSGGLVINVSSHAARHAFPGWGAYCTTKAALASFTRCLAEEERPHGIRACTLTLGAVDSPLWDSSTVQSDFDRRAMLPLEQAAAALLHLAQQPATQVIEDLTLMPATGAF, from the coding sequence TTGCCCTCTGTTCTGATCACCGGAGCGTCTCGAGGCATCGGTCACGCCGCCGCCAGACAGTTCGCCCAGGCGGGTTGGGATCTGCTTCTTGTCTCCCGCAGTGAAGCGGCACTCCAATCCCTCGCCAGCGAGTTGTCTGCATCCGGGCGAAAGGTTCGCTATCGGGCGATTGATCTGGCCGATCCCGAGGCCATTGCCGAGGGTGTTGCCGCCCTGTTGAGTGAGGGTTTGCGCCCCTCCGTGCTGATCAACAATGCCGGTGCCGCCTGGACCGGTGATCTGCTCGCGATGCCTCTCGAACGCTGGCAATGGTTGTTCCAGCTCAACCTCACCAGCGTCTTCCAGATGTGCGCCGCGGTGGTTCCCGTGATGCGCCCCTCCGGAGGTTTGGTGATCAATGTGAGCAGCCATGCCGCCCGCCATGCCTTTCCCGGCTGGGGTGCGTACTGCACCACCAAGGCTGCACTGGCTAGCTTCACCCGATGTTTGGCGGAGGAGGAGCGCCCGCATGGAATTCGGGCCTGCACGCTCACACTCGGTGCTGTCGATTCCCCCCTCTGGGACTCGTCCACGGTGCAGAGCGATTTCGACCGCCGTGCCATGCTTCCTCTCGAGCAGGCGGCGGCAGCCCTTCTTCACCTCGCCCAGCAACCCGCCACGCAGGTGATCGAGGACCTCACACTGATGCCAGCGACTGGCGCTTTCTGA